The DNA region ATGTCCCGCGGTTTGCCGTTCTCTTTGGCCACCAGGGTCGGATTGGTGGTGACGCCGTCGGCCATGCCCATGGCCACGGCTTTTTTGATCTCCTGCACATTGGCAGAATCGATGAAAAATTTCATAGCTGCTCTCCTTCGGCGGAGCGGTTAATAGCCCACGGCCGTGAGCAGTAATCCGTGGGCCGGCGCGGTCGGGCCGGCGACGCGCCGGTCCCGCGCTTGCAGAATCGCATGCATCTCTTGAGGATGGCGGCGGCCGCGTCCGAATTCAACGCAGGTGCCCACGAGAATGCGCACCATGTTGTGCACAAATCGATTCGCGGTTATTTCAAAGATCAGCTCATCCCCCTGCCGCTGCCAATCCACCTGATGCACCAGACAGCGAAAATGGTGCAGCCCTGATCCGGCCTGACAAAAGGATTCAAAATCATGTTCGCCGACCAGACCGCTGACGGCGGATGCCATGGCTTGCACATCCAGTTCATAGGGAACATGCCAGCGATACTGCCGACCGACGGCACAGACCCGGCGGCTGAT from bacterium includes:
- the truA gene encoding tRNA pseudouridine(38-40) synthase TruA, translated to MANIKLVLEYDGTHFNGWQLQPEQRTVQGTVEAALSRLTAEPIRVHCAGRTDSGVHALGQVVNFHCHRVWNPEIYVNGGNGLLPRDVRILSAEPVSDDFHSRYSARSRSYRYQISRRVCAVGRQYRWHVPYELDVQAMASAVSGLVGEHDFESFCQAGSGLHHFRCLVHQVDWQRQGDELIFEITANRFVHNMVRILVGTCVEFGRGRRHPQEMHAILQARDRRVAGPTAPAHGLLLTAVGY